DNA sequence from the Halostella salina genome:
GGATCTCCTCGGCGTGGACCATCGGCACCCACGGACACTCCTCGTGGAAGATCGCGCCGGCCTCCTGGTAGAGCTCCGCGCGCTCGTCGTCGTTGTACGTGGTCTGGCCCTGCTCGACGAGGTCCATGAACTCGCTGTTGGCCCAGGCGGCGCGGTTCGAGGTGTTGTAGTTCTCGGTGTCCCAGCTCACCCAGTCCTGTCCCTCGGGAACGTCGACCTGCGGGTGGAGCAGGGCGTAGTAGAAGTTGTCCGGGTCGCCGTTGTCGGTCATCCAGCCGAGGAACGCGGCGTCGTGGTTCCCCTGGCCGGTGTAGCTGAGGTACGACTCCCAGGTCCGCTGCTCGATGGTGACGTTGATGCCCACGTCCTCCAGGTAGGAGGCGACCGTCTCGGCGGCCTGCACCGGCGAGGGGTTGTACGCGCGGGGGTTCTGGAACGTCGCCACCTCGAGGTCGAAGCCGTCGCCGTAGCCGGCCTCCTCGAGCAGGCTCTGGGCCTGTTCGGGGTCGTGCTCGTAGACGCTCAGTTCGTCGTTGTAGCCGAGGATATCCTCGGTGATCGGCTGGCTCGCGGCGGTCGCGATCCCCTGGTAGATGCTCCCGGCGATCTCCTCGGTGTCGACCGCGTAGTTCATCGCCTTCCGGACGCGCTTGTCGCGGAACGGCTCGAACTGCGCCATGTTCAGCGCGAGGTAGCCGACGTTCATCCCCTTGATGCGGCGGACCTCGCCGCTGCCGTTCTCGACCTGCGTGAGCGTCTGGGCGTCGAGGCCGTCGATGATGTCGACCTCGCCGGCGTTGAGCGAGGACGCGCGGGTGGAGTTCTCGCTGATGACCTCGAAGACGACCTCGTCGACGTG
Encoded proteins:
- a CDS encoding ABC transporter substrate-binding protein, whose product is MAQDMDRRTFLTAAGGAAAATSMTAGCISGLVGEGGDGDGDGGGGGTLTYGRGAASSTLDPQATTSGEVAKVTNQVYDKLIGFEPGGSALTESLATNFSLDGTTATLELREGVTFHNGDEFTADDFIATYRRFLDEDYEYYVGEDGSIYGSYLLGVVDEVSADGDYTLTFELNKRYAPFLANLTVFALAVLPKSEIESGTDFATTMVGTSAFQFETMDEGSGLVRLSGYDDYYGEGPHVDEVVFEVISENSTRASSLNAGEVDIIDGLDAQTLTQVENGSGEVRRIKGMNVGYLALNMAQFEPFRDKRVRKAMNYAVDTEEIAGSIYQGIATAASQPITEDILGYNDELSVYEHDPEQAQSLLEEAGYGDGFDLEVATFQNPRAYNPSPVQAAETVASYLEDVGINVTIEQRTWESYLSYTGQGNHDAAFLGWMTDNGDPDNFYYALLHPQVDVPEGQDWVSWDTENYNTSNRAAWANSEFMDLVEQGQTTYNDDERAELYQEAGAIFHEECPWVPMVHAEEIRGVGPDVENYVVELIGGPFLNQVQLS